One genomic window of Oncorhynchus kisutch isolate 150728-3 linkage group LG24, Okis_V2, whole genome shotgun sequence includes the following:
- the tspan31 gene encoding tetraspanin-31 codes for MVCGGFTCSKNALCSLNVVYILVGLLLIGVAAWGKEFGIVSSIHIIGGVIAVGFFLLLIAIVGLIGAIHHHQVMLFFYMIILFLVFLVQFGVSCSCLAMNQDQQEKLLNSTWSLMSNNTKGELEGRLDCCGLLNNTLGQRQFTQDWFSCNAPCKDRRNCYTCGTMMLQHATEALKILGGVGLFFSFTEILGVWLAVRYRNQKDPRANPSAFL; via the exons ATGGTCTGTGGTGGATTTACCTGCTCTAAAAACGCGCTTTGTTCCTTAAATGTGGTTTACATT CTGGTAGGTCTGTTGCTGATTGGCGTGGCAGCATGGGGGAAGGAGTTTGGCATCGTGTCTAGCATCCACATCATCGGTGGGGTCATAGCTGTGGGCTTCTTCCTGCTTCTCATAGCCATCGTGGGACTCATCGGAGCCATCCACCACCACCAAGTCATGCTCTTCTTT TACATGATCATACTTTTCCTGGTATTCCTTGTCCAATTTGGAGTTTCATGCTCCTGCTTGGCCATGAACCAAGACCAGCAG GAGAAGCTGCTGAACTCCACCTGGAGTCTGATGAGCAACAACACCAAGGGAGAGCTGGAGGGCCGGCTGGACTGCTGTGGCCTGCTCAACAACACCCTCGGCCAGAGGCAGTTTACCCAGGACTGGTTCAGCTGCAATGCT CCGTGTAAAGACAGGAGAAACTGCTACACCTGTGGTACCATGATGCTACAGCACGCTACAGAGGCTCTGAAGATCCTGGGAGGGGTCGGACTCTTCTTCAGCTTTACTGAG ATTCTTGGGGTGTGGCTGGCAGTGCGCTACAGGAACCAGAAAGACCCCAGAGCCAATCCCAGTGCTTTCCTATAG